The following are encoded together in the Coleofasciculus sp. FACHB-T130 genome:
- a CDS encoding 4Fe-4S dicluster domain-containing protein, whose product MPHTIVTNTCEGVADCVDACPVACIHEGPGKNTKGTDWYWIDFATCIDCGICLQVCPVEGAIVPEERPDLQKTP is encoded by the coding sequence GTGCCGCATACGATTGTTACTAATACCTGCGAAGGCGTCGCTGATTGTGTCGATGCCTGCCCTGTTGCCTGTATTCACGAAGGACCTGGCAAAAACACGAAGGGGACTGACTGGTACTGGATTGATTTTGCCACTTGCATTGACTGCGGCATCTGCCTACAAGTCTGCCCCGTGGAAGGCGCAATTGTCCCCGAAGAACGCCCCGATTTGCAAAAAACACCCTAA